The following are from one region of the Corylus avellana chromosome ca1, CavTom2PMs-1.0 genome:
- the LOC132170150 gene encoding auxin-induced protein 15A-like, producing MGIRLMGIAHAKQKLQRTLSARIRMVSATIIDVPKGHFVVYVGEFKKRFVIPIAYLNYPLFQDLLNLAEEEFGYDHPMGGLTIPCSEEYFISLTSALNSSS from the coding sequence ATGGGGATCCGATTGATGGGGATAGCACATGCAAAGCAAAAGCTGCAGAGAACTCTGTCAGCAAGAATCAGAATGGTCTCAGCCACAATCATTGATGTCCCAAAAGGCCACTTTGTAGTTTATGTTGGAGAATTCAAGAAGAGGTTTGTGATTCCTATTGCTTACTTGAACTATCCTTTATTCCAAGACTTGCTAAACCTGGCTGAGGAAGAATTTGGGTATGACCATCCCATGGGTGGTCTCACTATTCCATGCAGTGAAGAATACTTCATCAGTTTAACTTCAGCTCTAAATTCCTCATCATAA
- the LOC132170174 gene encoding auxin-responsive protein SAUR24-like has protein sequence MAFLPRIMHAKKIVSRSVSGLAKSVPKGYFAVYVGEEQKKRFVVPISYLNEPSFQELLSKAEEEFGFDHPMGEGAEQEMSTHMTEIPEVSQENGGLGIHSPRIIQVKHISNECR, from the exons ATGGCTTTTCTGCCTCGTATAATGCACGCTAAGAAGATTGTAAGCAGGTCTGTTTCTGGTCTTGCTAAAAGTGTTCCAAAAGGCTATTTTGCAGTATATGTTGGAGAGGAACAGAAGAAGCGATTTGTGGTACCCATATCATACCTGAATGAGCCTTCCTTTCAAGAACTGCTAAGTAAGGCAGAGGAAGAATTTGGGTTTGATCATCCAATGGGTG AAGGAGCAGAGCAGGAAATGTCTACTCACATGACAGAAATCCCTGAAGTTTCTCAAGAAAATGGTGGTCTGGGAATCCATTCGCCGAGGATCATTCAAGTTAAGCATATCTCCAATGAGTGCAGATGA
- the LOC132181996 gene encoding auxin-responsive protein SAUR21-like, giving the protein MGVRLPVVALAKQIVRRSASTASRAASTSSDVPRGFFAVYVGEKQKQRFVVPVSYLNQPSFQDLLRKAEEEFGFNHPTGGLTIPCRVNTFIDVTSRLSCS; this is encoded by the coding sequence atggGAGTTCGTTTGCCGGTTGTTGCTCTTGCTAAGCAAATTGTACGCAGGTCTGCTTCGACTGCATCTAGAGCAGCTTCAACATCATCAGATGTACCAAGAGGCTTCTTTGCAGTTTATGTTGGAGAGAAGCAGAAGCAAAGATTTGTGGTTCCCGTGTCCTACTTAAACCAGCCTTCATTTCAAGATTTGCTAAGAAAGGCTGAAGAAGAATTCGGGTTTAATCATCCCACTGGTGGTTTGACAATTCCATGCAGAGTAAATACTTTCATTGATGTCACTTCTCGCTTGAGTTGTTCATAA
- the LOC132170166 gene encoding auxin-induced protein 15A-like, whose product MGIRLMGIAHAKQKLQRTLSARIRMISATSIDVPKGHFAVYVGEFKKRFVIPIAYLNYPLFQDLLNLAEEEFGYDHPMGGLTIPCSEEYFISLTSALNCS is encoded by the coding sequence ATGGGGATCCGATTGATGGGGATAGCACATGCAAAGCAAAAGCTGCAGAGAACTCTTTCAGCAAGAATCAGAATGATCTCAGCCACAAGCATTGATGTCCCAAAAGGCCACTTTGCAGTTTATGTTGGAGAATTCAAGAAGAGGTTTGTGATTCCAATTGCTTACCTGAACTATCCTTTATTCCAAGACTTGCTAAACCTGGCTGAAGAAGAATTTGGATATGACCATCCCATGGGCGGTCTCACTATTCCATGCAGTGAAGAATACTTCATCAGTTTAACTTCAGCTCTAAACTGCTCATAA
- the LOC132181942 gene encoding auxin-responsive protein SAUR23-like — MAIRLPGITNAKNILRRSNSFAKKAASSFVDVPKGHLAIYVGESQKKRFVVPVSFLNHSSFQELLGKAEEEFGFDHPMGGLTIPCSEDIFIHLTSRLHELL; from the coding sequence ATGGCCATTCGCTTGCCTGGTATTACAAACGCTAAGAACATTCTCCGTCGATCAAACTCATTTGCAAAGAAAGCAGCTTCATCATTTGTAGATGTTCCAAAAGGCCACCTTGCTATATATGTTGGAGAGAGCCAAAAGAAGAGATTTGTAGTTCCAGTATCATTTCTGAACCACTCTTCATTTCAAGAATTGCTAGGCAAGGCTgaggaagaatttggatttgatcatccAATGGGTGGTCTCACAATCCCCTGCAGCGAAGACATCTTCATTCATCTCACTTCTCGCTTACATGAATTGTTATAA
- the LOC132182034 gene encoding auxin-responsive protein SAUR22-like — protein MALLPGIMHAKKIVCRSVSGLSKSVPKGYFAVYVGEDQKKRFVVPISYLNEPSFRELLSKAEEEFGFNHPMGGLTIPCREDIFINLTSRLNAF, from the coding sequence ATGGCTCTTCTTCCTGGTATAATGCACGCTAAGAAGATTGTCTGCAGGTCTGTTTCTGGTCTTTCTAAAAGTGTTCCAAAAGGCTACTTTGCAGTATATGTTGGAGAGGATCAGAAGAAGCGATTTGTAGTACCCATATCATACCTGAATGAACCTTCATTTCGAGAACTGCTAAGTAAGGCTGAGGAAGAATTTGGGTTTAATCATCCGATGGGTGGTCTCACAATTCCCTGCAGAGAAGACATCTTCATCAATCTCACTTCTCGCTTGAATGCATTTTAG